In the genome of Macellibacteroides fermentans, one region contains:
- the dut gene encoding dUTP diphosphatase — translation MKIEIVNKSHHPLPGYATPLSAGMDIRANLSEPVVLNPLERKLIPTGLFIALPEGYEAQMRPRSGLAIKHGITLLNTPGTIDADYRGEIGVILVNLSNEPFTVQDGERICQMVIAAHAHVAWEPVELLDETERGAGGFGHTGKH, via the coding sequence TGAAAATAGAAATAGTAAATAAGTCGCATCATCCGCTTCCCGGATATGCGACGCCTCTTTCGGCCGGGATGGATATCCGGGCAAACCTTTCTGAACCGGTGGTGCTTAATCCATTGGAGAGAAAGCTTATACCAACAGGTCTGTTTATAGCCTTGCCCGAAGGTTACGAAGCCCAGATGAGGCCCCGCAGCGGTCTTGCCATTAAACATGGCATCACGCTTCTGAATACCCCCGGAACAATTGATGCCGATTACAGAGGGGAGATCGGAGTTATCCTTGTCAACCTTTCCAATGAGCCTTTTACTGTTCAGGATGGCGAACGGATTTGCCAGATGGTAATTGCTGCACATGCACATGTTGCATGGGAGCCGGTTGAATTGTTGGATGAAACCGAAAGGGGAGCCGGAGGCTTTGGTCACACCGGAAAGCATTAA
- a CDS encoding tetratricopeptide repeat protein, with the protein MLKRIIPSGLIFMLLASVSPVPATNQIKSQTTYVKPGNDIQRKLDYFFYEGVKQKNAGKYDAAFDLFTHCLEIDSTSSPVLFELSSFYVEMDKPEKAVGLLQKAVDHAPDNFTYRMALATVSRGLGMFSDASAEYETLIQKFPDKTDLNYYLAESLTQEGEIGKAIDAYDALENSVGMNEAISIQKYKLYNSLNEPEKAMKEIEKLAAKYPMEPRYQIVMGDLYLEKNNTDKALLCYNKAHEIDPANPYYIVSMANYYEMVGDKEAAETQIRSALVNNDLDVETKVNILSRYIVRLQQNKQDVEGANILFQTLLEQHPEETQLKLMYGSLLAIQEKTEEARFQFQLVTEMEPDNASAWQQLLNLSLKANDMEEVKRICLKCQELFPDAPEYYFYLGIAHYQLKEYEKALETYQAGIQIIDKENTSLISDFYGQIGDIHYQMKNQEKAYEAYEEALKYNDKNIVVLNNYSYFLTLDKKDLKKAERMSAQCIKLQPDNSTYLDTYAWVFFMQGNYTLAKIYIESAISKDTTKSPELADHYGDILYMSGEKEKAVEQWIKAKELGKESEILDRKIAEKIYIEEVVK; encoded by the coding sequence ATGTTGAAACGAATCATACCTTCCGGCTTAATATTCATGCTTCTGGCTTCAGTAAGTCCGGTTCCGGCAACCAATCAAATAAAAAGTCAGACAACTTATGTGAAACCGGGAAACGACATCCAGCGCAAATTGGATTATTTCTTTTATGAAGGAGTAAAACAAAAAAACGCAGGAAAGTACGATGCGGCATTTGATTTGTTTACACATTGTCTGGAGATTGATTCTACATCTTCACCCGTGCTATTTGAGTTATCCTCTTTTTATGTTGAGATGGATAAGCCTGAAAAAGCGGTAGGTTTGCTCCAAAAGGCGGTAGATCATGCACCGGATAACTTCACCTACCGCATGGCCCTGGCCACAGTAAGCAGGGGATTAGGCATGTTTTCGGATGCCAGTGCTGAATACGAAACCCTGATTCAGAAATTTCCTGACAAGACGGACCTGAACTATTACCTGGCCGAATCGCTTACACAGGAGGGAGAAATAGGAAAAGCTATTGATGCTTACGATGCTCTGGAAAACAGTGTAGGTATGAATGAGGCGATCTCCATACAAAAATACAAGCTTTACAACTCGTTGAATGAGCCTGAGAAGGCTATGAAAGAGATTGAAAAGCTGGCCGCAAAATATCCTATGGAACCCCGTTACCAGATTGTAATGGGAGATTTGTATCTGGAAAAGAATAATACAGACAAAGCCCTGCTTTGCTATAACAAAGCCCATGAGATTGATCCAGCAAATCCATATTATATAGTTTCGATGGCCAACTACTACGAAATGGTTGGAGATAAAGAAGCCGCCGAGACTCAGATTCGCAGTGCATTGGTAAATAACGATCTGGACGTGGAAACCAAAGTGAATATCCTTTCACGTTACATTGTTCGTTTGCAACAAAACAAGCAGGATGTTGAAGGGGCCAATATATTATTTCAGACATTACTCGAACAGCATCCGGAGGAGACTCAACTCAAACTCATGTATGGAAGTCTGCTTGCGATTCAGGAAAAAACGGAAGAGGCCCGGTTCCAGTTCCAACTGGTTACTGAAATGGAACCCGATAATGCCAGTGCCTGGCAACAGTTGCTTAATCTGTCTCTCAAGGCAAACGATATGGAGGAGGTAAAGCGGATTTGCCTGAAATGCCAGGAGCTGTTCCCTGATGCCCCCGAATACTATTTCTACCTTGGTATTGCCCATTACCAGTTAAAGGAATATGAGAAGGCTCTGGAAACATACCAGGCCGGAATTCAGATTATTGATAAAGAAAACACCTCCCTGATCTCCGATTTCTACGGACAGATAGGAGACATCCATTATCAGATGAAAAATCAGGAAAAGGCATATGAAGCCTATGAAGAGGCCTTGAAATATAACGACAAAAACATTGTTGTACTTAACAATTACAGTTATTTTCTTACTTTGGACAAGAAAGATTTGAAAAAAGCTGAGCGTATGAGTGCACAATGCATTAAACTGCAGCCGGATAACAGTACCTATCTGGATACATACGCATGGGTATTTTTTATGCAGGGCAACTACACTTTGGCTAAAATTTATATTGAAAGCGCCATCAGTAAAGATACTACCAAAAGTCCGGAATTGGCCGACCATTACGGGGATATCCTGTACATGAGCGGAGAGAAGGAGAAAGCTGTGGAACAATGGATTAAAGCAAAAGAACTAGGAAAGGAAAGTGAAATTCTGGACCGGAAGATTGCAGAAAAGATTTACATTGAAGAGGTTGTAAAATGA
- a CDS encoding DUF4292 domain-containing protein translates to MKRNKQYILLLLTATLILVSGCKTARKATSGREGIFKEKEVFMSSVQQKALQFQTLSARMNADLNIPGKSLSSRVDMKIVKDSVFQLSVQPFLGIEVFRMEFSIDSVKMMDRMNKRYVLESYESLKGETPVDFNFYNLQALFTNHLFLPGKQSISPEEFIQFFYVENEGLAELRTKDETGLHYTFTADNEEKLVSTLIANATGSQKLQWDYTDFQQANSQSFPMRMKAQVVSGNENKGSLTLNFNKIEPDVPVRMDFTIPSKYTRITYAQIIKALSNLSK, encoded by the coding sequence ATGAAACGGAACAAACAATATATACTTTTACTGCTTACTGCTACACTTATACTTGTAAGCGGGTGTAAAACAGCACGTAAAGCAACATCCGGAAGAGAGGGTATTTTTAAAGAAAAAGAAGTATTTATGTCTTCTGTTCAACAGAAAGCATTGCAATTCCAAACCCTTTCGGCAAGAATGAATGCAGACTTGAACATACCCGGAAAGAGCTTAAGTTCCAGAGTGGATATGAAGATAGTTAAAGACAGCGTATTTCAGTTGTCAGTACAGCCTTTTCTGGGTATTGAGGTTTTTAGGATGGAGTTCAGCATTGACAGTGTAAAGATGATGGACCGGATGAATAAACGCTATGTATTGGAAAGCTATGAATCCCTGAAGGGCGAAACTCCGGTCGACTTCAACTTCTACAATCTACAGGCATTATTTACAAACCACCTGTTTTTACCAGGGAAGCAGAGTATCAGTCCCGAAGAATTCATTCAGTTTTTTTATGTTGAAAATGAAGGTTTGGCGGAATTAAGAACAAAAGACGAGACCGGCTTGCACTACACATTTACCGCTGATAACGAAGAAAAATTAGTATCAACGCTGATTGCCAATGCTACCGGAAGCCAGAAGCTTCAATGGGATTATACCGATTTTCAGCAGGCCAATTCGCAATCTTTCCCAATGAGAATGAAAGCTCAGGTAGTTTCAGGCAACGAAAACAAGGGTAGTCTTACTCTCAATTTCAATAAAATAGAACCAGACGTTCCCGTGAGAATGGATTTCACCATTCCCTCTAAATATACGCGCATCACCTATGCGCAGATTATTAAAGCATTAAGTAATTTAAGCAAATGA
- a CDS encoding murein hydrolase activator EnvC family protein: MRYGWIALFLLSGLVAFSQNSARVKQLENQRKKALEEIEMTSQLLNETKLSTRSSLNRLNLLSKQILSRKKVISILNQEIGGIDSQINGMRREIGRLEVELKTKQKNYGKSVRGMYKRRSSQDKLLFILSADNFAQSIRRMRYLKEYADWQKRQAIEISEKQKEIELKRSTLEKTRSEKQALLGVRETENKKLENEESTQKTEVQQLNKKQRDLQAQLKKKKQQAEALNQQIEKQIALEIAKAEEEARLAREKAERERAEKARIAREERKRKAEASGKKYVEEKEVPAPEPIREERVADVKGGYAMTREEKKLSDNFANNKGRLPYPVTGRHTIVGTFGEQQHQDLKYVRTNNSGIDIQTSPGADARAVFNGEVTRVFVVPGYNNSVIIRHGNYLTVYSNLSQVYVKAGDRVSTRQSIGKIFTDSEDGNATILHFQLWKEKTKLNPAPWLD, encoded by the coding sequence ATGAGATACGGTTGGATTGCATTATTCTTACTTTCAGGACTGGTAGCTTTCAGTCAGAATTCCGCAAGGGTCAAGCAGTTGGAAAATCAGCGAAAAAAAGCGCTGGAAGAAATTGAGATGACAAGCCAACTATTGAATGAAACTAAATTATCAACCCGTAGCTCATTGAACAGGCTTAACCTGCTTTCCAAGCAAATCCTTTCGCGCAAAAAAGTTATAAGTATTCTGAATCAGGAGATCGGAGGAATAGATTCTCAAATAAATGGAATGCGCCGGGAAATCGGTCGTCTTGAAGTAGAGCTTAAAACTAAACAGAAAAACTACGGTAAATCTGTACGTGGCATGTACAAGAGAAGAAGTTCGCAAGACAAGCTGCTCTTCATCCTGTCCGCCGACAACTTCGCGCAGTCCATTCGCCGGATGCGTTATCTGAAAGAATATGCCGACTGGCAAAAACGTCAGGCTATCGAAATTTCAGAAAAACAGAAAGAGATAGAACTTAAACGCAGCACTTTGGAAAAAACCAGAAGTGAAAAGCAGGCTTTGCTGGGTGTAAGGGAAACCGAAAATAAAAAACTGGAGAACGAAGAGTCTACTCAGAAAACCGAAGTACAGCAACTTAATAAGAAACAACGCGATCTGCAGGCTCAACTGAAGAAAAAGAAGCAACAGGCCGAAGCGTTAAATCAACAAATCGAGAAGCAGATTGCTCTTGAAATTGCTAAAGCCGAAGAAGAGGCTCGCTTGGCTCGGGAAAAGGCTGAACGTGAACGTGCCGAAAAAGCTCGTATTGCACGCGAAGAGCGAAAAAGAAAAGCCGAAGCTTCAGGTAAAAAATATGTTGAAGAAAAAGAGGTACCAGCTCCCGAACCCATACGGGAGGAACGTGTAGCGGATGTAAAAGGCGGTTATGCCATGACCCGTGAAGAAAAGAAATTATCGGATAATTTTGCCAATAATAAAGGTCGCCTGCCCTACCCTGTAACCGGCAGACACACGATTGTTGGCACCTTTGGTGAACAGCAACACCAGGATCTGAAATATGTTCGTACAAACAACAGCGGTATTGATATCCAGACCTCACCCGGAGCAGATGCGCGTGCCGTATTTAATGGAGAGGTAACCCGTGTATTTGTTGTTCCCGGGTATAACAATTCCGTAATTATCCGTCATGGTAATTACCTTACAGTTTACAGCAACCTGAGTCAGGTTTATGTAAAAGCCGGCGACAGGGTATCGACCCGTCAATCCATCGGGAAGATCTTTACGGATAGTGAAGATGGCAATGCAACAATCCTGCATTTTCAACTCTGGAAAGAAAAAACGAAGCTAAATCCGGCCCCCTGGTTGGACTAA